Proteins encoded together in one Paracoccus sp. SMMA_5_TC window:
- the iolB gene encoding 5-deoxy-glucuronate isomerase yields the protein MPELLRRPFGAHGEMHRITPESAGWRYVGFALHRLRAGERVSAATGAREVILVMVEGKAAFRAAGRDWGVLGERMDVFEKTPPHCLYVPDGQDWAAEAVTDCTIAVCSAPGHGRHEARRIGPEGITLTQRGEGTNTRWINNIAMEAEDFCDSLLVTEVFTPAGHWSSYPSHRHDEDDFPRITYLEETYYHRLNPADGWAIQRVYTDDGSLDEVMAVRNHDVVLVPRGHHPCGAPHGIELYYLNVMAGPKRAWRFLKALEMERIG from the coding sequence ATGCCGGAACTGTTGAGGCGGCCTTTCGGGGCGCATGGCGAGATGCATCGGATCACGCCCGAAAGCGCGGGCTGGCGATATGTGGGCTTTGCGCTGCACCGGTTGCGCGCGGGCGAGCGCGTCAGTGCCGCGACGGGCGCACGCGAGGTGATCCTGGTCATGGTCGAGGGCAAGGCCGCGTTCCGCGCGGCAGGGCGCGACTGGGGCGTGCTTGGCGAGCGGATGGATGTATTCGAGAAGACGCCGCCGCATTGTCTCTATGTGCCGGACGGTCAGGACTGGGCCGCCGAGGCAGTGACCGACTGCACCATCGCGGTCTGTTCCGCGCCCGGCCATGGCCGGCATGAGGCGCGGCGGATCGGCCCCGAGGGCATCACCCTGACGCAGCGCGGCGAGGGCACGAACACCCGCTGGATCAACAACATCGCCATGGAGGCCGAGGATTTCTGCGACAGCCTGCTGGTCACCGAAGTATTCACCCCGGCGGGGCATTGGTCCTCCTATCCCAGTCACCGCCATGACGAGGACGACTTCCCCCGCATCACCTATCTAGAAGAGACCTATTACCACCGCCTGAACCCCGCCGATGGCTGGGCGATCCAGCGTGTCTATACTGACGACGGCAGCCTCGACGAGGTCATGGCGGTCCGAAATCACGACGTCGTCCTGGTGCCCCGCGGCCACCACCCCTGCGGCGCACCCCACGGGATCGAACTCTACTACCTCAATGTCATGGCCGGACCCAAACGAGCATGGCGCTTTCTCAAGGCGCTGGAAATGGAGCGGATCGGCTGA